In Rutidosis leptorrhynchoides isolate AG116_Rl617_1_P2 chromosome 6, CSIRO_AGI_Rlap_v1, whole genome shotgun sequence, the DNA window ttcaacaaaagtttagttttataggaaaagacacatcagagttggctcctgtcaaacataacatcagcatgccccgtcttctccccaaaagcatcatctctacaaaagctaataacctgcagggaggagatggaggggaattagcacgaagctaagtgagtacgactaaccacaggcaatagtatacagaacagttatactaatcatgtcacaaagagctaacacacaaacatcacccaagtgccgtctacagagactctggcggctcggccaaaccattaaccaccagttgatcgggctggggcttaccagaagttcctccaccaccgtatgtatatacataatccacatgcgacggacgcgtcattcacatatatatacaccacggctgtctaggctaccacagaggaacccaacccgcaggttgatctctcctaccgaggctaccacacaatagggacgcactgggctccagcagacaagcatcaactaacatgcagtcatcacaataaactaactaactgtatcaataagtacaactaactagcatggcagtcataatataacatgctactctatactaaattccacagttagtcccactcaccgattaccagcaaacgagaaggtgttcagctatctaatcactgaaccttctctttctctttttctcctgagaaatacatatacacgagttagtttatgtccataaacaccaaataacacaaatatagaaattttgtcagaaaatctgtccgctaaaatttttctgtttaacacttgtgcacttttgaaattttcatcaaaatctcaaaatacaaacgggcagcataacggctagaaatcaacacttagtaaaaatttcactgtctaagaccatcggtcgatcgtcagagactatcggccgatcgtcactactccatcggccggtggactacaccatcggtcgatcgttaaattttcaaccgttcgtcgaaggacttccaccatcggtcgatcgtctagtccgtcgaccgatcgtctcactccatcggtcgatggtcagagaccatcggccgagggtagttcatctgcagtagcagctaccaaagtgacgggtttcaaccaaattcatccaattctcgatctagagctcgtttttaacctcaaaacttaccaaatctgatacactaatcatttagaaacacaaacccacaagattttgacactaacaacaccaaatcaacccattttgacccaatttatacttttaataaaaactaacacaaaagcttcaatttctcaaagattagatcaagaaatgatacaaaccttaccttaaaagaatcagtaaatcgtagagaacacaaagctatgaacgatttgagctctagtacaagaatttggaattagggtttgataggtgGAGAAGGTGAAGTACGGGTTATTTTGGGAAGGATCTAGAAAATGAGAAGGGAAgccaacacttagtcacttaattgggtttaattcccacactgagtgacacacgggtatttatcagttatctgatatctttcgtacatcatttggcaaaccaaacgaagtccaaattaaataaacaaacctgttctgtgacccttgtcacaaactgatcctaacctcatcattaattaataataaacattaaataaaaataaaagcatataataacgcaacaccaacttaagggcaatctagtaatcttacatctaggcccacttgaggatgttacactCCGAAACACCAACCCGACTACTTTTTAGTAGCTTCTTTTCAATATCACCAATCAAAATGTTTGTGCTCTCTTTAATGGACGGAAATACACGTTGTCTAATTGGAGCCGTCTCCTTTTCATAATTTttagggatgtaatgtgccatatCCGTACGGGTACCAAACAAAAACCCCGTTACTAGACAAAATTCACGGCGACCAAATCTAATAGAAAAATTAGGCTTGAATCTAAACCATATGTCATCTTGCTCCTCTGGGTACTTATCATCATCAATTCTTTCCGGCCGTACAGTTTTACGttggagcattgcatgtacaagTCCGGGATCGTTTCCCATGTATTCAAGATCTAACCATACACCAAAACACGtttctttaaatatttttatttgattttcggTCATTACTTTCTTCACATCATctataatacttattttattcTTCATCGTCTGTTTACCTTCAACCTACCCCTGTAAAATTAACAATAACAACATCAGCATAATATACGCAAATACGCAAGATTGGTCTTGCGTCCTAAACTACAGGTACGCAAGGTCGCAAATTTGGTCTTGCGACCATATATAAACCGGAACGCAAGGACGCAAAATGACACTTACGTCCTGGACAGTCAAGTTATTTTGACCAGCAACAAATTGTTGTTTCACCAAAAAACTATACAAAACAAGAGATAATATACCCCATTATTAAAAAAAAGCAAGAATACGGTTAAATAATGATGATTATCATAGagacatttcatcgaacagttAGTGTGCACATTTTCACATTTATATATGAACATATGAAATTGATATACAACTCCCATATAACTAACATATATAGTGAAAAAAGAACTAACCTGAGGATTTGCCATtgttattaggttgatttcttgattTCTTTCGTAGTTAAAATGAAGCAGACGAAGACGATGGTGACGTAGTTGGTGACGTAGGCGCTGGTACGTGGTGGTTGTGGTGAATACGATGGATGAACTGGTGGTAGtgcaggtggtgatggtggttacgATCTACTGTTCGAACGAGAGAGGAGATGATGGAGGTTTGCGTATTTGCGTTTGGCTAGGTTTCACGTAATTTGCTTCTCTGCGTCTGGGTAAGTGTGTGTGTGTCAAGTGAATGTTATTATCAGGTTTATAACCTAATAATAACAAACgcaagacgcaaagacgcaagaacGCAAGAGCCATAAAATTTGCGTCTTGCGTCCAGTCGCAAGGTTTGATTTGCGTCTTTGCGTATGGTATGATTAATATTTTTTTGTTGCTGCTGTTtgagttttttttatttgtttaactTCTGTTAATGTATATGTCCATCTATAAAAGTTTTTGGTACTCAATTAAATTTGAGTTTTTTTTATTTGTTACTGCTTaagtgtaagtttataaaagttattgACCAAATTACTCTcgtcgtccttgaacttgtacTGAAATTAAAATGACCAATAAAACAGATAGGCTAAAATTAAAATACCATTTCATTAACCAGAATGACATACTACAAACACACAAACTAAGTAGTACAAAAGGCCCTACGACCTACTTTATTACATGATCAACCAAGATTAATTAAATTGGAGCAGCATACATAATCTGAGCATTCAACACCTCTCGATCAGAAGGATACACCAACTCGTCTTCATCAGCAAagaagttgttcaacaacatgccATACGGCAATCCACTCCCACCAGCTGCAGGCAATCCTGCCATCCGATTAGCAATCACATATGCCAGATTAATTGAGATTTGTTCGAGCAAACACATCAAAATCAAAACTTCAGTTACAGATAGCTCCACATCAGCATCATCTCGAAACATGACAGTCTTCTTGATGACATTCATCATCTGTTGATACTGGTCCTGAATATCTTCCTCCCTGATAATGACAGGACCACTGTTTGGCATGTAAAAATCAGGTTTACATAGTCCCGAAACAAACCCAGAAGCGGAGAATGAATTTCATGTAGCTGACCTCCTCGGGGCCTTTTTCACATCCTTGCTAAGACTGAAAAACTTGAAATCTCCATCTGGAATATCCAGAATCTCACCAAACTCCTCCAACGTCCAATCGTAGGAATAACCAAACATGTTCACGTAAACACATTTCAGTTTACGTGGATCAAACACATAGTTAGCATAGAATTCCCTAACAAGTCTGGGATAGTACTCATTAACTTGACGATATAGAAAAGCTCCAGCATCTATTCCCCGCCAGTACGCGAAAAAATCACCTTGAGCAACAACGTTAATACCAGGAAGAATGGGACGGTCGGCTGATAGTCGTCGTCTTTCAGCAACTTGTTGTGATGACTCTCCTTGTGATGGTCGGTGTGAAGCTCTAGCTCTTCTGTCCATGGATATTAACTGAGATTAACTGTAAATAacaaactaattaaaaataattatcatACAAACAAATACTAGTAATAAATACTATAATTAGTGAAGAAAAATGCTTAAATTAGTACCTTAAAGTGGTTTTAATCAATGAATTGCACAAGGATGGAATTTTTATGAGACTGTGCAATAACATGTTCCAGGGTCATACTATAAATAGGGTAAAATCTTATCCGACAAAAATCTAAGAAATCTCACTAAATCTTATCTGAAAATCCAACatctgatcagataaggtcgcaagttcgcaagacgcaaggacacaagcttgcgccttgcgagggcaactcgcaaggcaccttgcgtcttgcgagggcaacctggcaaattttttttttttttttttgcctctaGTGCAAGAAACTTGCTGGGAATGGGCATTTTGGCTATAATACCTTTTAAATTATAGATAGATTCTTGATTCCAActctaattaattaattattaattactccgtaataaaaaAACGACTAACTAATGAGGGCATGATATATGTGTATTGTTGTGTGGCTCACAAACAATGAAACAGTTGAACTCAATTTTCAATTACTGATGGCAGCTAAGAAACTGTACGATTCCTTCTCAAAGAATCTGATCGAAGAAGTGCACAAATGGGGTTGCATGAAACAAACGGGTGTGAGTCTTCGTTATATGTTGGAATTCGGGTCTAAATTTTCAGAACGGAATCTGATATTAGCGGCTCAATTTCTTCATAAAGAGCTCCCCATAAGACTTGCTAGGCGCGCTATTGAGCTTGAATCCCTTCCTTATGGCTTGTCTGAAAAACCTGCTATCCTTAAAGTAATGATTTTTATCCCCTTTTTTTTGTGGTTCTTGAATTGGGTTTGTTTAAGTTGTCTGATTTGaaattgggtttttttttttttatgcttTTTTTCATGGCTCTATGATGTTTTTGAAGGTAGTACTGCTATTTTAGGGGGTGTTTACTGTTTTGGGCTGGCTTCTTCAGAACAGTTTATTTTACCCTATTTAAGGGGTTAAGGGTAATCTTGTAATTGTGGAATATGATACTACTGTTTATTGAAATTAAGTTAGTTTAAAATAAGGGTACATAAGTATAATTAATCTTTGTTTTGTTCATCAGAAAACTGGCAACTACTTCTCTGGATAAGGAATCCAAAACATGCTTTCTAATCTTATTATTACAATTTGTTGGAAATAATTAaatttttgggatgatttttgatTAGTGAAATGAAGTTGTTAATATTTATGGATATGAAATGAAGTTGTTAATTTAAGTTCTGTATGATTAATGTGTCTCAGAGCTGATTTTCTATCAATTCTGTTCGTCTTATTATATAATGTAACAGCTTGGTTTTGGCTTATTTGGCGTAATCTGTTCGCATCATGTTTGTAACACGGTTGAATTTAGTAACTCCAAATTTGGACAATTGATTCCATCTGTTTATGACTTTCAAGGTGCGAGATTGGTATGTGGACTCGTTTCGTGACCTTAGATCGTTTCCGGATATCAAGGACAAAAATGACGAGCAAGATTTCACGAAAATGATTAATTTGATCAAAGTGAGACATAATAATGTTGTGCCTACCTTGGCTTTAGGAGTTCAACAGTTAAAGAAAGATCTTGACCCGAAACTTGATTACAAAGATCTGGATGATATTCACCAGTTTCTAGATCGCTTTTATATGTCAAGAATTGGGATTCGGATGCTAATTGGTTAGTCTCATCTTTTTATCTATGATTTTGATCTCATATTCTCAtttattgaaaatgggttttaaaTTTGTTGTTTGTTGTCTTAGGCCAACATGTGGCGTTGCATGAACCTAATCCACCACCTGATCAAATTGGTTACATACATGCAAAGATGTCGCCTGTTGAGGTGGCTAGAAACGCTAGTGAGGATGCTCGTTCTGTTTGTTTACGTGAGTACGGCAGTGCACCCGATGTTAATATCTATGGTGATCCCGATTTCACGTTCCCGTATGTGGTCATGCATTTATTTCAACAATTCATAATAATTTACTAAAGAGGGCAATGTTGACCCTTTTACATAAGCATGGGTTGTGTTTATCTTATATGGtccaaaataatataataattactatttatcTATATGATATTGCTTGTAAATGATTATAACTAACACATTAGTTActcttaatattttataaaaattagacACGCAAGTGTTATTAGGTAATCAAAGCTAACCTGATAGAAAAAGATGAAGAGATGTTCCATTTTTTGCCTGTTACCCAATCCACTCATCTTGCAACCTCTACAGTTCACTCTCAtttatttatttactattattatggcGTCTTTTCATGGCGTctttattttattttcatttttatttttatttttatccttACTATTTTTTTTCCCTACTATTTCttagtttttatttaaaaaaaacaaatttcctactttttggccggaggtccactcggaagcaatctctttatccgtcgaagaaagacagggatgactttctctacttttctgggtggTGAAATGACCTGTTTTTATTCTCgggtaggggaaggattgtctacatctcacctcccccatacaccactcaggtggtattgggttttgttgttgttgttgttgttgttgttgttgttgttgtggtggtgttactattattattattattctattttcTGTGACAATTATATGTGTCTTGGTTCATATAAATCTCATAGATATGTCCCAAATCACTTGCATTTGATGGTGTTTGAGTTGGTTAAAAACTCATTGCGTGCTGTCGAGGAGCGGTTTATGGACTCGGACAAAATCGCACCTCCAATACGGATAATCGTTGCAGATGGGTCGGAAGATGTTACGATTAAGGCATGTTGTATTTGAGTTCACCTCTTTTTatatttgagtttttttttttttttttttttttttgggcatcGTTAATCAGAAAAATGGGTGTTTGTTATTGTAGATATCTGATGAGGGTGGTGGAATACCAAGAAGCGGTCTTCCTAAAATATTTACGTATCTATACAGTACTGCCAAAAATCCACTTGATGAGCGATCGGATCTTGCAACCGCAGATATAGCAACAATGGCAGGTTATGGTTATGGGCTTCCTATAAGTCGGTTGTATGCTCGGTATTTTGGAGGAGATCTGCAAGTTATTTCTATGGAAGGATATGGTATGTTGAACTCCATATATACATTATTTTCTACAAATTTCATATGTGTGAGCCATTTCAAAACAATGTCGTGTTTGTTACGAATCATTCGTTTAACGTTCAAATCCCAAAATTCTGATTTTTCCACTGAAAATGGTGCTCAAAACACTTGATTGTGAGTTACATTATCTTTGTAATAATGTAGTTTTGCTGCAATAGTTCTTTCACCTGCATTCAAGTGCTTTGTAATAATGATTGCAAATTAGAACTATAAGTGGCAAACTGGATGGGTTTGGGTATTGAGTCAATACTTGTAATTATGTGGTACGGGGCAACATGGTATGTATGTGTGTGCGTGCGTGCGTGCCATTGTTGATTGTGTATGATGGATAGAAACCTGAAGTTTGTCTCTGTTTTGTTTATTTGCAGGAACAGATGCATATCTTCATCTGTGTCGTTTAGGCGATTCACAAGAACCATTGCCTTGATAATTGAAGTTAAATATGTAAATTAATTTGAATGCAGCTGAAAGATATAGCTACTCAAACTGTTCTTATTTGTATTTTTTGATGTATCTTTTCCAGGCAAGTGCCTAGCAATATAATGTGATCATCACGCAATCGTGTTTCCTTTGTACGTAAGTAGACATCAAGAGCTCTATTTATTGGCTCTGCTGTTATCAATGATATTCTGCATATTGTTCTAGCAAGCTATAATCTTTTAGTAATTTATATGTCTATACCAAAGTTGCAGTActgatataaataaatatgaagttATATTTGAGCAGCTTTATTTTCCTTTTAAATCAGTAGACAGAAACTACATAATGAGTTTGTTAATGGTGAATTTTACACGTGCTATATATAGTTTACCGTCTTCCTGCATACAAGTTTCAGCAAAATTGTGCACAGAGGTAATGAATCTAAGGCTGCGTTTgacaaaactgaatgatttagcgctgaatggttaATGTAAATGATTCTAAGTCTCTGAATAAATTtgattctgaatgaaaataagctgtttgctAATCATTTTGAATGAACGATATGAATTGAGTAAAATTAGCTTATTAACGTGTTACATGAGTAAAAACTTCAATATACTTGGACATGAGtaaaaaattcaatatacttgGTTGTTAAGTGTCCAGGATACGATTTGAGGAGGATACAATAGAAAATTTTGACGCTTAATGGTTAAAAGAGTGTTTCAATTCTGAATGGTTAAACATTGAATGCTGAATCATTTAGTATTATGTGTTATTTAGAGGACGGAAACAAACGCGTTGAATGTTGAAtcattcaattaagaggtaaacaaacacaaCCTAATTCttcttcttattttttttttccttcaaatTCTTGTCATATTGGAGAGTATGCAATGCATCGCAATGAGGTACGATGTTCGAGGTAGTGTGAGAGCTCAAACTAGCCAATATATGTTCTGAAATGTTAATGAAAATACAAAAACATGAACAATCCCCCTATGAAACTCATTTGAGATGAACTAGAGATCAAATTACACTACAAcaataatatataacatatattcCAGTTAGAGTTTTAGACCATCCAAAAATAATGCAATGATACAGTAACAACTATATATATACTAAATATTATGGGGAAGCTACACAAGTATAAATCATCTGAAACTCTTCAACAGATACGAAGACGGGCTTGAGAAACTTTTGCCGGGACTTCCACATTCACTGAAATCCAACACCCGTCTCTCGCTCtgcaaaaaaattcaaaaatactaATTCGTTAAACACATTGGTCTCATTAATGTATAGCTTATCACATTTTATGTCGATCAAAACATGGTTTAACTCTTAAGATATAAATGACTTGAAATATAAACAGAATTTATACCAAGAGATTTGATTCTTGCCGACTCTTTTCCGCCTTTTCTGCATATTTCATTTTCAGTATGGAATCGGGAGTTTCGTCACCTAAGACTTCCTGTGCAGTGGCGTATGCAGAAGCAGTATGTTCGCTTAACTGTTTCATCAACCCGAGAGCATCGTAGCTTCGTTCCCTCGGGCTCACAAAGTAACCAATATCCTGCAACCACCTCCATGGGTCAATTTGGGTTGGGTTTTATTATTAAATCTTAAACAGGCCAAACCAAAAAATTAGCTACAGGGGAACAAATCAACGATGATGGAAGTTATCAAAGTTGTTATTAAGCAATAAACTAAACTATTACTGTAATTATACATTAGTATTTCTGATATCGTACGTAAAGCACTAACTGATTGTTGTTGTattaaaattgaaaaagaaaatctGATAGAGCCATAGAGGGTCAACTTAAATTGAAATTTTTACCCGAAGCTACCCAAATCCGCCCATATTACCACCTCTAAAGTCTGCAAATAAAATATAGGCCCACTCAGCTTCAACGTACCTCAATAGTAATATCCGTATCAACCCTTGGGCCAGGCGGAAAAGAAGACCAAGGCGATTTCCATGCAGAAGGAGATTCAAAACTTCTCTTCAACGGTGTTTCGCCAAAACTaccgaacaacacaaacaaagacaTTGATATTGGTAAGGTTAACAAAATTtaccatatgaaactaaataatagaGCCATAAAGGGTTTGACACATTTACTCATGAGTTGGTTCTGGGTTATTTTTAACGTTAAAAGGTCCAACGATTGAGGAGGTTTTGGTTAAAAAGGGAACATGTCAAAAAAGTTAAAACTTGAACTCACCCAAAGTGTATTTTAAATGCATACAGCCATTCAAAAATTTAGATTGTTATAAAACTAGAACTGAACCATTTTTAACCCATTTACCCACTCATGCTAACCTGCCGTCTTACAGATCTAAAAAGTTTATAACTTGCTAGGAAAAAAATGAACACCAAATAGATATCATATTCAAATTGAACAAAGAATTTGAGACATCTTACATGCCAAAGTATTCGATTGACGTATCGTTTGCAGAATTTTCGACACCAATCTGTGATGAGGAACCAGACTGCATCGATGC includes these proteins:
- the LOC139851971 gene encoding pyruvate dehydrogenase (acetyl-transferring) kinase, mitochondrial-like; translation: MAAKKLYDSFSKNLIEEVHKWGCMKQTGVSLRYMLEFGSKFSERNLILAAQFLHKELPIRLARRAIELESLPYGLSEKPAILKVRDWYVDSFRDLRSFPDIKDKNDEQDFTKMINLIKVRHNNVVPTLALGVQQLKKDLDPKLDYKDLDDIHQFLDRFYMSRIGIRMLIGQHVALHEPNPPPDQIGYIHAKMSPVEVARNASEDARSVCLREYGSAPDVNIYGDPDFTFPYVPNHLHLMVFELVKNSLRAVEERFMDSDKIAPPIRIIVADGSEDVTIKISDEGGGIPRSGLPKIFTYLYSTAKNPLDERSDLATADIATMAGYGYGLPISRLYARYFGGDLQVISMEGYGTDAYLHLCRLGDSQEPLP